In Candidatus Zixiibacteriota bacterium, the DNA window GGCAAAAGCCCCGGCCGTAGTAAATTTCCGTTTTTTGGCGCGAATGAAGACCTTTTTCACCAGACGGGCACGGTCTTTAGGTCCGAAATCCGCCGTGGCCTGGAAATAGGTCTCTATTTTGGCATACTCTTTAGGCTCAGGAAGTCCCGGAAAATGTTTGTTTTCTTTTTGATATTTGGCGATTTCAAAAGAATTCCGGAGAGTCGCTTTCAGGTCGGACAGAAGGAGGGAATTGGTCGATGCCACTCCGATTTTCTTGCCCAGAACCGTGCGGAAAAGAATTTTGGCGTTAGACTCATTGACATTCTGATGAATGATGGAGTTGGCAAACCGGGTCAGTCCGGAGTTGGAACCGACAAAGACGACCTCGGTCTCATCCGCTTTGCTTCCCTTGACTACTTTCTCGAAGAGGCTGAAAAGTTTGTCTTGACCTATCATTTGCTCACCCCGACTTTCACTTTGCGGAAACGGCTCGGAGCGGCGCCATGCGCCACCCGCGCAATCTGCATCGGCTCACCTTTGCCGCAATTAGGCACTCCCCAGATTTTCCAGTGCTTCCGGTTGCAGATGGCATCACAGGAGTTCCAGAATTCCGGAGTCATACCGGTATAAAGAGGATTCTTAAGCATCCGCCCCAGCTTTCCGTTCTTTATCTCCCAGGCGCATTCCACGCCGAACTGGAAATTGAGACGTTTGTCATCTATCGACCAGGACTTATTCATATCGAAGAAGATGCCATCCCTGGTGTCGGCAATCAGATCCTCAAGCTCCCACTCCCCCGGCTCAAGGTTGATATTGGTCATCCGAATCAGCGGCAGGCGATTCCAGCCGTCGGCGCGCATGGTGCCGTTGGACTTTCGTCCTATAACCGGCGCCGTCTCACGACTGGTAAGATACCCGACATGGATTCCCTCCTGAATTATCGGGGAGCGTTGCGCTTTGACCCCTTCGTCATCATAGCCAAAAGAGCCAAGCGCTCCCGGAATAGTGGCATCGGCAAAGATATTGACTATATCCGAGCCATATTTCAGACTATTGAGTCCGTCAAGCTGCATAAAGGAGCCACCGGCAAGGGAGATTTCCGTGCCCAGCACACGGTCGAGCTCGGTCGGATGACCGCAGGATTCGTGTACCTGAAGCGCCATTTGCGAACCGCAGATAATGATATCGGTGACCGTATCGGGGCAGTTTTCGGCCGTAAGAAGAGCCAACGCCTCTTCCCGGGTGCGGTCGACATTGTCGAGAAGTTTCATTCCCTGAATGAACTCATACCCGCGGGTGGCAAAATCGCCGCGATGGGAATTGGGGTAGGACCGTTTCTGGACTTCATTGCCGTCGTACGCAACACACATATATCCGGCTCCCGATTCAATTATATCCTGTTCGATTTCCGACCCCTCGGTGGAGCAGAATATTTTGTTGGTCTTGTAGAAATCGCAGGAGGCTTCGGCCGTTTTGATTTTGCTGTCGCTTTTGAGACGGTCCGATATCTCCAGGAGTAAGCCGATTTTCTCATCGGTAGGGACATTGAAAGGGTCGATTTCGCAGGGGGATTTGTAATGGTCGCGATAGGTTTCGGTCTCGGCCAGGCGCACCTTTTCTTTGACGGTTGTGGCAGACGCCCGCGCCGTCTGAAGAGCCTTATTCGCCGCCTTCTTGATATCGGTTTCCTTGAGCGATGAAACAGCGGCAAAACCCCAGGCGCCACGGTCGATAACACGAATACCGACCCCGACATTGACGTCACGGGAGAGAGTCTCGACTATGCCGTCACTCACCATGCACGATTCCGATTCGGTGCGAACATAGCGGGCGTCGGCATAATCGACTCCTTTGCCTTTGAGCCAGTCGAGGACACTTTTGAGACTATCTTTCATTCCACCTCCAATAATGTTTCAAGAACTTGCCGACAGGCGAGCTACTCATCGGCGCCGGCAGGATTCTGACATATTCTTTGACCATTAGAAGTAACTTCGTGAATGTAGGGAAATTGGTTGCGAAAATCAAGGCAGTTAGGAATCTCCCCATTTAATTATGACTTAGCAGGGAAACTGAAGTCAATATTACCCGGCAGCTGATTAATGTGACCTAATTTACTTGCAATCAATAAGTTAACAATAATTATGGCTGCCGAGACTATGACAGAAATCAATTTTACTTAAAAAATGGATTAATATTATTAATAATTTGTGCAACATTTATGAATAAATTTCATATATTACTTTGGAACTCAATACTGGAGAAGGTATGAATAAGGACTGGAGTCATCTGGTTGGATTGACCGGCGGAAAGCGGCTGGTGGTGAAGCGGGTCGCGATTGAAGGAGAAGAAATTGCCATTGAGGGGGATTTTGAGCTTCCCCCGCTTGCCCGTCTTGACCTTGATGACCAGGTATTTGTGGCGGTCTTCGTTAAATGCCACGGTTCGATAAAGCAGATGGAAAAACATTTCGGGGTAAGTTATCCGACTATAAAGAGCCGCCTGAACCGTATCGGCAGCCAGCTTGATTTTGTTCAGGTGGAATCAGCAGCCGTTCCAGGCGACGCACTGGACAGACTGGCACAGAGGGAGATAACCGTTGACGAGGCGATAAAACTCTTAAAAAAGGAGAGCGACCATGAGTAACCAGAGGAAACAGATTCTGCAGATGCTTGCCGAAGGCAAGATAAGCGCCGATGATGCCGAGCGGCTTCTGGACGCCGTCTCTGGCGGCGAATCAGGGAACCCGGCCGATTCCAAGCCGGAATCGAAAGAGCGCCGCTGGGGAAAATTTCTGCGGGTGGTGGTGCAGGGACAATCCGGCCAGGGCGACGGTGAAGAAAATATAGATATCAAAATACCGTTAGTCCTCTTGAAAGCCGGAATCAAGCTTGGCTCCGTGATGCCGCGGCAGACAGTCGAGACACTCAACAGCCAGTTCTCTGAAAAAGGGTTCAATTTCAACCTGAATGAGCTCGATTCCAAGAAACTGGAGGAGGTTTTGTCGGCGTTGGAGGAAAGCCCGATCGAAATCGAGAAGAACGACAAGAAAGTTAAAGTCTTCTGCTGCTAATGCGGGAGAATTCCTGTCACCGGACACTCAAGACCGCTCGACTGAGGAAATATGTTCCTTATAAGTCGAGGGTCTTGAGTCATTTCATTTGCAACTTCTCACCTGTGAGAAACCGGCTTTTTATCTCTCTATTTTTGCCCCAGTAGGTAATTCTGTAGTCCCATCTGTTTAATCTGGTCTAGCTGGGCTTCGAGCCAGTCGAGATGCTCTTCTTCGTCTTTTAAGATAGACTCGAGCATTTCCCGCGTGCCGTTGTCGTGGGCGTCGGCGGCCTCTTTAATGGCGGCATTATACGCCTTAATGGCGTTCATTTCTTCGGAGCAATCGTTCTTCAGCTGAGCTTCGGCATCGCTGCCGATATGCATCTCTTTTAACTTACTGACAACCGGCGTTCCTTCCAGGAAGAGAATCCGTCCGATATGCTTCTCAGCATGTTTCATTTCATCTATCGCCCGCTTTTCAATTTTCTCATGCAGCCGCTCGTACCCCCAGTTGGCGCACATCTCAGAATGGACCATATATTGATTGATGGCGGTCAGTTCATCCGCCAGGAGGCTGTTGAGAGTGGCGATTATCTTGTCGTTGCCTTTCATAGTTCTCTCCTTTTGAGATAAGATGTACACTTCAGCAAATTCAATGGGGTGAAATATAACTCTGCCAGAGGGAATCGTCAACCGGCTCCAGCGCAATAAAAAACCCCCGGCTTCTTAGCCGGGGGTCTTTAGGAGCAAAGAAACAGGACCGAAGTTTACTGTTTTCTCAATGGCAAGCCGCAGTTGGCGACCCACTGCTCGCAGGTACAGGGAGCCGGACCGTTCTTGTAGAGGTGCGCTATCAGATAGGTGGCGTCAAGAATATTGACGACACAGTTGCAGTTGGCGTCGCCGGAACAGATACGATACGGCATCGGCGGCGGACCATTCTTGAACAGATAAGAAATGATATAGGTGGCATCAAGAATGTTATAGCTGCCGTTGCCGTTGGCGTCGCCCGGTTTGCAGTCGCAGCAGCAATGATTGAGATGACCGTCGAAAATGAGACGGTCGGCCGGTGTGATTTGCCCGTCACAATCATAGTCGTTACAGATCTGCCCGATAAAGTCGTTACCGGTCACACAGAGGTCGCCGTTGATATCAAAGAAGCGGGCTTGAATCACCCGGCAGAGAAGACCGTTGACAAATAACCCGACCTGGCAGATGGTGCAGTCGAGCAGACCGGCATCGACCGTAAAGTAATGCGTTCCGGTGGTCGGGTCGCAGGAGTCAGGGAAAACTCGCGGCCAGGCCGGTTCATGGTCAAGGCAGGGCTGCGCCGGACATTGCGAGAAATCAAGCCAGATACCCAGGGTGTCACAGATTGGATTGCCGCAACTATCTTTAACGACAACGGGATAGACGACATCGGACTTAGGACAGATAAGGATGCATGGTTCGGCGAAGATGCTGTCGCAGAAAGGCGGTCCGGGCGGGCAGGGTCCGCCGGGGCAGCAATGTCCTTTATGCAGGTTATGGATGCCGACATCATCGGCGTCAAGTTGACCATTGCAGTTGTAATCATTACATAACGCGCCCGGTATAAGGTCGGCGTCGGTTACACAGCGGTCGCCGTTGATGTCGAGGAAGTATGCCGGGATATCGCGACAAGGCTGATTATTCACATAGAGAACCGCGGCGCAGATGGTGCAGACATCGAGGCTGGCGTCAACAGTAAAGAAATGAACTCCGGTGGCCGGGTCGCAGGAATCAGGACGGACGATAGGCCAATTCGGTTCTTCGCCAGGGCAGGGGAACGCCGGGCAATTGGCGAAGGAAAGATATGTACCCAGGGTATCACAAATTGGATTACCGCAACTATCTTTCAGGACCACGCGGTACGGGATATCGGAAAGAGGACAGACGAGCAGACAACTGTTGGTCCGGATGCTGTCGCAGTAGGCCGGTCCGGGCGGGCAGGGAGCGCCGGGGCAGCAGTGTTCGAGATGAGCCGAGTGGATAAGGAAGTCCTGAGTATCCACAATGCCGTCACAATTATAGTCGTTACAAGATTGCCCAATAAAGTCATTGGGGGTAACACAGAAGTCCCCATTGATATCATAGAACATCGCCTGAATCGTTTCGCAGGGAGTGAAATTGACAAAGAGAATCGGGAAGCAGTCGGCACAATCCTGAAGACTGGCATCGACGGTAAAATAATGCTCGCCGGTGAGAGGGTTGCAGGAATCGGGACGCACCCGGGGCCAGAGAGGCTCTTCATTCGGACAGGGCATAGCGGGGCAGTTGGAGAAGTCAAGGAAGGTGCCGATGGTGTCGCAGACCGGATTGCCGCAGCTGTCCTTGAGCGCCGCTACCCAGACTACGTCAGAGCGCGGACAGATATTCAGGCAGCGGGTAAACTTGGTGCTGTCGCAGAAGGGGGGTCCGGGAGGACAGGGCGATGTGCAGCAATGGTCAAGATGAGCGGCGAAAATTGTCTGGTCATTGGGAGTCAGGATTAAATCGCAGTCATAGTCATTACAGGGACCACCGACAAAGTCATTCGGCAGAACGCAAAGGTCGCCGTTGGTGTCAAAGAAGCGCGCCTCAACTACCCGGCAGAAGAATCCGTTTACTATCAAACCGACCGGGCAGTTGGTGCAGCCCTGCTGACCGGCATCAACGGTGAAGAAATGGGCGCCGGTGGCCGGGTCGCAGGAATCGGGAAAGACATTGGGCCAAAACGGCTCCTCTCCCGGGCATGGAATAGCGTTGCATTGACTGAAATCAAGCCAGGTGTTAAGAGTGTCGCAAACCGGATTGCCACAGCTATCCTTCAAAACTACTCTGTAAACAACATCGGATGCCGGGCAAATCAGAAGGCAGCGGTCGGTCGTGACACTGTCGCAGAAGGCAGGACCGGGAGGACAGGTGTTGATTCCGGTCGGCGTCCAGGAAAAGGCGGAAAGTTGACCCATATGGGTGCCATTAAATTTGTCAATAAGGTCAATAGGGGTAAGGGGAAATCCGGCGTGAGTCTGCCCAATCCAGGGGATATTGTTGATGACACCGCTTATTGGAATGGGACTGCTTGACACCAGGGTGAGGCTGACCAGTTCTATTTCGACAAAGACATCAAAAAAGGAATCGGCCGGATAATCGGGAGAAACATTTTGAGCCTTTATCTTGCCGATACTGGGCGGAGCCGGAGTCATCTGGACTTTAACGATTATGGGACCGTTACAGGGAGCGGAACCGGTAAGGCTCATCTGAATCATCTCGGTCGGAATCTCATCACGACCGTCGCCGGGGTCAAAGGGACTGCCTCGCTGAACTTTGACGGTGCCGTTCAAATCGATTGTTTCCAGCGGACAGGTACCGGTCTGGAGAGTAATTCGTCCCATCGCCAGATAGTCATCAGTTCCGGCCGGCGGGAACTGCGCCATCGCCCGGAGAGCGACGGTACATAAGAAAATTAGCGGAATGAGAAGCGCTTTTCGCATACATCTACCTCCAATGTAGTTTAAGAGAAGAACTGTTTGCGGTCACCTCCGGTACGGAGGGAGTTCCTAACTTTATGACAAGGATCCGGTCGCGAATCAACGCCTTAACAGGCTTGCGACCATGCCAGTAAACTTATCGAAAAAATCGCTCTCTAATGAGCCGAAAGGAAATCGCTCTTTGATTATCAGATTGCAATATCAATATAGATTATATGGGTCAATTTTGTCAAGATATTTTTGCA includes these proteins:
- a CDS encoding metallopeptidase TldD-related protein gives rise to the protein MIGQDKLFSLFEKVVKGSKADETEVVFVGSNSGLTRFANSIIHQNVNESNAKILFRTVLGKKIGVASTNSLLLSDLKATLRNSFEIAKYQKENKHFPGLPEPKEYAKIETYFQATADFGPKDRARLVKKVFIRAKKRKFTTAGAFATGDGEIAVFNTKGVRCYQPVTSASINIIAMSETSSGYSVGLSRKVEDIDVVSLADIAVDKAYAGKKPKPLPAGDYEVILEPAAVAALFEWVNYIGLGSKSFIDKTSFLSDKIGQKLMDDSVTVYDDGNDPSAIAMPFDF
- a CDS encoding dockerin type I repeat-containing protein, whose amino-acid sequence is MRKALLIPLIFLCTVALRAMAQFPPAGTDDYLAMGRITLQTGTCPLETIDLNGTVKVQRGSPFDPGDGRDEIPTEMIQMSLTGSAPCNGPIIVKVQMTPAPPSIGKIKAQNVSPDYPADSFFDVFVEIELVSLTLVSSSPIPISGVINNIPWIGQTHAGFPLTPIDLIDKFNGTHMGQLSAFSWTPTGINTCPPGPAFCDSVTTDRCLLICPASDVVYRVVLKDSCGNPVCDTLNTWLDFSQCNAIPCPGEEPFWPNVFPDSCDPATGAHFFTVDAGQQGCTNCPVGLIVNGFFCRVVEARFFDTNGDLCVLPNDFVGGPCNDYDCDLILTPNDQTIFAAHLDHCCTSPCPPGPPFCDSTKFTRCLNICPRSDVVWVAALKDSCGNPVCDTIGTFLDFSNCPAMPCPNEEPLWPRVRPDSCNPLTGEHYFTVDASLQDCADCFPILFVNFTPCETIQAMFYDINGDFCVTPNDFIGQSCNDYNCDGIVDTQDFLIHSAHLEHCCPGAPCPPGPAYCDSIRTNSCLLVCPLSDIPYRVVLKDSCGNPICDTLGTYLSFANCPAFPCPGEEPNWPIVRPDSCDPATGVHFFTVDASLDVCTICAAVLYVNNQPCRDIPAYFLDINGDRCVTDADLIPGALCNDYNCNGQLDADDVGIHNLHKGHCCPGGPCPPGPPFCDSIFAEPCILICPKSDVVYPVVVKDSCGNPICDTLGIWLDFSQCPAQPCLDHEPAWPRVFPDSCDPTTGTHYFTVDAGLLDCTICQVGLFVNGLLCRVIQARFFDINGDLCVTGNDFIGQICNDYDCDGQITPADRLIFDGHLNHCCCDCKPGDANGNGSYNILDATYIISYLFKNGPPPMPYRICSGDANCNCVVNILDATYLIAHLYKNGPAPCTCEQWVANCGLPLRKQ
- a CDS encoding TldD/PmbA family protein, translating into MKDSLKSVLDWLKGKGVDYADARYVRTESESCMVSDGIVETLSRDVNVGVGIRVIDRGAWGFAAVSSLKETDIKKAANKALQTARASATTVKEKVRLAETETYRDHYKSPCEIDPFNVPTDEKIGLLLEISDRLKSDSKIKTAEASCDFYKTNKIFCSTEGSEIEQDIIESGAGYMCVAYDGNEVQKRSYPNSHRGDFATRGYEFIQGMKLLDNVDRTREEALALLTAENCPDTVTDIIICGSQMALQVHESCGHPTELDRVLGTEISLAGGSFMQLDGLNSLKYGSDIVNIFADATIPGALGSFGYDDEGVKAQRSPIIQEGIHVGYLTSRETAPVIGRKSNGTMRADGWNRLPLIRMTNINLEPGEWELEDLIADTRDGIFFDMNKSWSIDDKRLNFQFGVECAWEIKNGKLGRMLKNPLYTGMTPEFWNSCDAICNRKHWKIWGVPNCGKGEPMQIARVAHGAAPSRFRKVKVGVSK
- the bfr gene encoding bacterioferritin, whose amino-acid sequence is MKGNDKIIATLNSLLADELTAINQYMVHSEMCANWGYERLHEKIEKRAIDEMKHAEKHIGRILFLEGTPVVSKLKEMHIGSDAEAQLKNDCSEEMNAIKAYNAAIKEAADAHDNGTREMLESILKDEEEHLDWLEAQLDQIKQMGLQNYLLGQK
- a CDS encoding DUF2089 domain-containing protein → MNKDWSHLVGLTGGKRLVVKRVAIEGEEIAIEGDFELPPLARLDLDDQVFVAVFVKCHGSIKQMEKHFGVSYPTIKSRLNRIGSQLDFVQVESAAVPGDALDRLAQREITVDEAIKLLKKESDHE